Proteins from a single region of Streptomyces sp. Tu 3180:
- a CDS encoding DUF3311 domain-containing protein — translation MSQAPGTGRGPVVTPVRVVIALCLVAPFVAMLWVGSYAKTDPVVIGIPFFYWYQMAWVLISTLLTMVAYKLWQRDQRARRAPKGGAAQ, via the coding sequence ATGTCACAAGCCCCAGGAACCGGCAGGGGGCCGGTGGTGACGCCCGTGCGCGTCGTCATCGCCCTCTGTCTCGTCGCACCCTTCGTGGCCATGCTGTGGGTCGGGTCGTACGCGAAGACCGACCCCGTCGTCATCGGCATCCCGTTCTTCTACTGGTACCAGATGGCGTGGGTGCTGATCTCCACCCTGCTGACCATGGTCGCGTACAAGCTCTGGCAGCGTGACCAGCGCGCCCGCAGGGCCCCGAAGGGAGGTGCGGCGCAGTGA
- a CDS encoding cytochrome P450 codes for MTVESVKPEASAVTALREPPVAGGGVPVLGHGWKLVRDPLAFMSRLRDHGDVVRLRLGPKTVYAVTTPDLTGALALSPDYIISGPLWESLEGLLGKEGVATSNGPLHRRRRRTLQPAFRLDAIPAYGPIMEEEAHALTERWSSGRTVDCTFEAFRVAVRVTARCLLRGRFIDGRAERLCAALTTVFCGMYRRMVVPLGPLYKLPFPANREFNRALADMHLLVDEIVAERRASGQKPNDLLTLLLDAKDDNGDPVGEQEIHDQVVGILTAGSETTASTIMWLLELLAAHPEHGDKVRDEVEAVTGGRAVAFEDVRKLAHTNNVVVEAMRLRPAVWILTRRAVADTELGGYRIPAGADIVYSPYAIQRDPKSFERPLEFDPDRWRPERAKDVPKHAMRPFSVGNRKCPGDHFSMAMLTLITAAMATRFRFEQAAGSDDTTRVGITLRPNRLLVRPVAR; via the coding sequence ATGACCGTCGAGTCGGTGAAACCCGAAGCGTCCGCGGTGACCGCACTGCGCGAACCGCCGGTGGCGGGCGGAGGCGTTCCCGTCCTCGGCCACGGCTGGAAGCTGGTCCGCGACCCGCTGGCCTTCATGTCCCGGCTGCGCGACCACGGCGACGTCGTGCGCCTGAGGCTCGGACCGAAGACGGTGTACGCCGTCACCACGCCCGACCTCACCGGGGCGCTGGCGCTGAGTCCCGACTACATCATCTCCGGGCCGCTGTGGGAGTCCCTGGAGGGCCTGCTCGGCAAGGAGGGCGTGGCCACCTCCAACGGTCCGCTGCACCGGCGCCGGCGGCGCACCCTCCAGCCCGCCTTCAGGCTCGACGCCATCCCCGCCTACGGCCCGATCATGGAGGAGGAGGCGCACGCCCTGACCGAACGGTGGTCCTCCGGGCGGACCGTCGACTGCACCTTCGAGGCCTTCCGGGTCGCCGTGCGCGTCACGGCCCGCTGCCTGCTGCGCGGCCGGTTCATCGACGGGCGGGCGGAGCGGCTGTGCGCCGCCCTGACCACCGTCTTCTGCGGGATGTACCGGCGGATGGTGGTGCCGCTCGGCCCGCTGTACAAGCTGCCGTTCCCGGCCAACCGCGAATTCAACCGGGCGCTGGCCGATATGCATCTCCTCGTCGACGAGATCGTGGCCGAGCGCCGGGCATCCGGTCAAAAGCCGAACGATTTGCTGACGTTATTGCTGGACGCGAAGGACGACAATGGCGACCCCGTGGGGGAGCAGGAGATTCACGACCAGGTGGTCGGGATACTCACCGCCGGCAGCGAGACGACCGCTTCCACGATCATGTGGCTGCTCGAGCTGCTCGCCGCGCACCCGGAACACGGGGACAAGGTGCGCGACGAAGTAGAAGCCGTGACCGGTGGGCGCGCCGTGGCATTCGAGGACGTCCGCAAGCTCGCGCACACCAACAATGTCGTCGTCGAGGCAATGCGTTTGCGTCCGGCCGTCTGGATTCTGACCCGCCGGGCGGTGGCCGACACGGAACTCGGCGGCTATCGCATTCCGGCCGGGGCGGACATCGTCTACAGCCCGTACGCGATCCAGCGCGACCCGAAGTCCTTCGAGCGTCCCCTGGAGTTCGACCCCGACCGGTGGCGGCCGGAACGCGCGAAGGACGTGCCGAAACACGCCATGCGGCCCTTCAGCGTGGGCAACCGCAAGTGCCCGGGCGACCACTTCTCGATGGCCATGCTGACGCTGATCACCGCGGCGATGGCCACCCGGTTCCGCTTCGAGCAGGCGGCCGGCTCGGACGACACCACGCGCGTCGGCATCACCCTGCGCCCGAACCGGCTGCTGGTGAGGCCGGTCGCCCGGTGA
- a CDS encoding sodium:solute symporter family protein, which yields MNDGVNGVALAVFVFFFVLVTVMGFLAARWRKAANEHSLDEWGLGGRSFGTWVTWFLLGGDLYTAYTFVAVPAAIYAAGAAGFFAVPYTILVYPLIFTFLPRLWSVSHKHGYVTTSDFVRGRFGSKGLSLAVAVTGILATMPYIALQLVGIQAVLDVMGVGGGEDTNWFVKDLPLLIAFGVLAAYTYSSGLRAPALIAFVKDTLIYLVIAVAIIYIPIKLGGFDEIFASANEAFGQTNPATGAPRGALVPGDAGQWTYATLALGSALALFMYPHSITATLSSRSREVIRRNTTILPLYSLMLGLLALLGFMAIAAGVKVQNGQLAIPQLFEDMFPDWFAGVAFAAIGIGALVPAAIMSIAAANLFTRNIYKDFIRPDATPAQETKVSKIVSLLVKVGALAFVLTMDKTVAINFQLLGGIWILQTFPALVGGLFTRWFHRWALLAGWAVGMLYGTVAAYGVASPTQKHFGGSSKEIPGIGEIGYIGLTAFVINVLVTVVLTFVLRAAKAPEGVDQTKPEDYTADAGDPGVQVELPPATAGSAH from the coding sequence GTGAACGACGGCGTGAACGGCGTGGCGCTCGCCGTCTTCGTCTTCTTCTTCGTGCTCGTCACGGTCATGGGCTTCCTGGCCGCGCGCTGGCGCAAGGCGGCGAACGAGCACAGCCTCGACGAGTGGGGCCTGGGCGGCCGGTCCTTCGGCACCTGGGTGACCTGGTTCCTGCTCGGCGGCGACCTGTACACCGCGTACACCTTCGTGGCCGTCCCGGCGGCGATCTACGCGGCGGGCGCGGCCGGCTTCTTCGCGGTGCCGTACACGATCCTCGTGTATCCGCTGATCTTCACCTTCCTGCCCCGCCTGTGGTCGGTGTCGCACAAGCACGGCTACGTGACCACGTCCGACTTCGTGCGCGGCCGGTTCGGTTCGAAGGGGCTGTCGCTGGCCGTCGCGGTCACCGGCATCCTGGCGACGATGCCGTACATCGCGCTCCAGCTGGTCGGCATCCAGGCCGTGCTGGACGTGATGGGCGTCGGCGGCGGCGAGGACACCAACTGGTTCGTCAAGGACCTGCCGCTGCTGATCGCCTTCGGCGTGCTGGCGGCGTACACCTACTCCTCGGGTCTGCGGGCGCCCGCGCTCATCGCGTTCGTGAAGGACACGCTGATCTACCTCGTCATCGCGGTGGCGATCATCTACATCCCGATCAAGCTGGGCGGCTTCGACGAGATCTTCGCCTCGGCGAACGAGGCGTTCGGCCAGACCAACCCGGCCACGGGCGCGCCGCGCGGTGCGCTGGTGCCGGGCGACGCGGGCCAGTGGACGTACGCGACGCTGGCGCTGGGCTCGGCGCTCGCGCTGTTCATGTACCCGCACTCCATCACGGCGACGCTGTCCTCGCGCAGCCGCGAGGTGATCCGCCGCAACACCACGATCCTGCCGCTGTACTCCCTGATGCTGGGTCTGCTGGCGCTGCTGGGCTTCATGGCGATCGCGGCGGGCGTGAAGGTGCAGAACGGCCAGCTGGCGATCCCGCAGCTGTTCGAGGACATGTTCCCCGACTGGTTCGCGGGCGTCGCCTTCGCGGCGATCGGCATCGGCGCCCTCGTCCCCGCGGCCATCATGTCCATCGCGGCGGCGAACCTGTTCACCCGCAACATCTACAAGGACTTCATCAGGCCGGACGCCACACCGGCCCAGGAGACCAAGGTCTCCAAGATCGTCTCCCTGCTGGTGAAGGTGGGCGCGCTCGCCTTCGTCCTGACCATGGACAAGACCGTCGCCATCAACTTCCAGCTGCTGGGCGGCATCTGGATCCTGCAGACCTTCCCGGCCCTGGTCGGCGGCCTGTTCACCCGCTGGTTCCACCGCTGGGCGCTGCTCGCGGGCTGGGCGGTCGGCATGCTCTACGGCACGGTCGCCGCGTACGGCGTCGCCTCCCCGACGCAGAAGCACTTCGGCGGCTCCTCGAAGGAGATCCCCGGCATCGGCGAGATCGGCTACATCGGCCTCACCGCCTTCGTCATCAACGTCCTGGTCACGGTCGTCCTGACCTTCGTCCTGAGGGCCGCCAAGGCCCCCGAGGGCGTCGACCAGACCAAGCCGGAGGACTACACGGCGGACGCGGGCGACCCGGGCGTCCAGGTGGAGCTCCCGCCGGCCACGGCGGGCAGCGCGCACTGA
- the def gene encoding peptide deformylase — MAQQDTDQQHASVLPVDDEGYVIDTEDCEEREAAYRERGTSRPITVVGNPVLHKECRDVTEFDDELRKLVDDMFASQRTAEGVGLAANQIGVDLKVFVYDCPDDEGVRHVGVVCNPKLVELPAEKRRLDDSNEGCLSVPTAYAPLARPDYAEVTGQDEWGNPVKVRGTGYFARCLQHETDHLYGYLYIDRLSKRERKDALRQMAENEPRYPVVAND; from the coding sequence ATGGCTCAGCAGGACACCGATCAGCAGCACGCGAGCGTGCTCCCCGTCGACGACGAGGGGTACGTCATCGACACGGAGGACTGCGAGGAGCGCGAGGCCGCCTACCGCGAGCGCGGCACCTCCCGCCCGATCACGGTCGTCGGGAACCCGGTGCTGCACAAGGAGTGCAGGGACGTCACGGAGTTCGACGACGAGCTGCGCAAGCTGGTCGACGACATGTTCGCCAGCCAGCGCACCGCCGAGGGCGTGGGCCTGGCCGCCAACCAGATCGGCGTCGACCTGAAGGTCTTCGTCTACGACTGCCCGGACGACGAGGGCGTGCGCCACGTCGGCGTGGTCTGCAACCCCAAGCTGGTCGAACTGCCCGCCGAGAAGCGCCGGCTGGACGACAGCAACGAGGGCTGTCTGTCGGTGCCCACCGCGTACGCTCCGCTGGCCCGTCCCGACTACGCCGAGGTGACCGGTCAGGACGAGTGGGGCAACCCCGTCAAGGTACGCGGCACCGGCTACTTCGCACGGTGTTTGCAGCACGAGACCGACCACCTCTACGGCTACCTCTACATCGACCGGCTGTCCAAGCGGGAACGCAAGGACGCGCTGCGGCAGATGGCCGAGAACGAACCGCGCTACCCCGTGGTCGCCAACGACTGA
- a CDS encoding ribonucleotide-diphosphate reductase subunit beta produces MTSTTRPQNLLDPGFELTLRPMRYPDFYERYRDAIKNTWTVEEVDLHSDVADLAKLSPAEQHLIGRLVAFFATGDSIVANNLVLTLYKHINSPEARLYLSRQLFEEAVHVQFYLTLLDTYLPDPDDRAAAFAAVENIPSIREKAEFCFRWMDSVEKLDRLETQADRRRFLLNLICFAACIEGLFFYGAFAYVYWFRSRGLLHGLATGTNWVFRDETMHMSFAFDVVDTVRKEEPELFDDRLGQQVTDMLREAVEAELQFARDLCGDGLPGMNTESMRQYLECVADQRLTRLGFAPVYGSENPFSFMELQGVQELTNFFERRPSAYQVAVEGTVDLDEDF; encoded by the coding sequence ATGACCAGCACCACCCGTCCCCAGAACCTGCTCGACCCGGGCTTCGAGCTCACGCTGCGCCCGATGCGCTACCCCGACTTCTACGAGCGCTACCGGGACGCCATCAAGAACACCTGGACCGTGGAGGAGGTCGACCTCCACTCCGACGTGGCCGACCTCGCGAAGCTGAGCCCCGCCGAGCAGCACCTCATCGGCCGGCTGGTGGCGTTCTTCGCCACCGGTGACTCGATCGTGGCGAACAACCTGGTGCTCACGCTGTACAAGCACATCAACTCCCCCGAGGCGCGGCTGTACCTGTCGCGGCAGCTCTTCGAGGAAGCGGTCCACGTCCAGTTCTACCTGACCCTGCTGGACACCTACCTGCCCGACCCGGACGACCGGGCGGCCGCGTTCGCGGCGGTGGAGAACATCCCCTCCATCCGGGAGAAGGCCGAGTTCTGCTTCCGGTGGATGGACTCGGTGGAGAAGCTCGACCGGCTCGAGACGCAGGCGGACCGCCGCCGCTTCCTGCTCAACCTGATCTGCTTCGCCGCGTGCATCGAGGGCCTGTTCTTCTACGGGGCCTTCGCCTACGTCTACTGGTTCCGCAGCCGGGGCCTGCTGCACGGGCTGGCGACCGGCACCAACTGGGTGTTCCGCGACGAGACGATGCACATGTCCTTCGCCTTCGACGTGGTCGACACCGTGCGCAAGGAGGAGCCGGAGCTGTTCGACGACCGGCTCGGGCAGCAGGTGACGGACATGCTGCGGGAGGCGGTCGAGGCGGAGCTGCAGTTCGCGCGCGACCTGTGCGGCGACGGGCTGCCGGGGATGAACACCGAGTCGATGCGGCAGTACCTGGAGTGCGTCGCCGACCAGCGCCTGACCCGGCTGGGCTTCGCCCCGGTGTACGGCTCCGAGAACCCGTTCTCCTTCATGGAGCTCCAGGGCGTGCAGGAGCTGACCAACTTCTTCGAGCGGCGCCCGTCCGCGTACCAGGTCGCCGTGGAGGGCACGGTCGACCTGGACGAGGACTTCTAG
- a CDS encoding helix-turn-helix domain-containing protein, with protein MLHDVAAVLLDGVNPFELGVVCEVFGVDRSDDGLPVYDFAVASAEGRALRSNTGFSLQVEHGLERLETADLIAVPAGSRYESRDFPPELLDALRRGVDRGARVLSVCSGVFVLAAAGLLEGRRAAAHWRHAEDLTRRYPHLTVEPDVLYVDEDPVITSAGTAAGIDACLHLVRKEQGPEVANRIARRMVVPPHRDGGQAQYIERPLPRSGGDTVSGVLVWMERHLDEEVTVEQLAARAHMSPRTFARRFRQETGTTPYRWILRQRVLLAQRLLEATDETVDAIAGRTGFGDAAALRHHFVRTVGTTPNAYRRTFRGPEAA; from the coding sequence ATGCTCCACGACGTGGCGGCCGTCCTCCTCGACGGTGTGAACCCCTTCGAGCTCGGTGTCGTCTGCGAGGTCTTCGGCGTCGACCGCAGCGACGACGGCCTGCCGGTCTACGACTTCGCCGTCGCCTCGGCCGAGGGCCGCGCGCTGCGCAGCAACACGGGGTTCTCCCTCCAGGTCGAGCACGGCCTGGAGCGCCTGGAGACGGCGGACCTCATCGCCGTGCCGGCCGGCTCCCGCTACGAGTCGCGGGACTTCCCGCCGGAGCTGCTGGACGCCCTGCGCCGGGGCGTGGACCGGGGCGCCCGGGTGCTCAGCGTCTGCTCCGGCGTGTTCGTGCTCGCCGCCGCCGGGCTCCTCGAGGGCCGGCGCGCCGCCGCCCACTGGCGTCACGCGGAGGACCTGACCAGGCGGTACCCCCATCTGACCGTCGAACCGGACGTGCTCTACGTCGACGAGGACCCGGTGATCACCTCCGCGGGCACCGCCGCCGGCATCGACGCCTGTCTGCATCTGGTGCGCAAGGAGCAGGGGCCGGAGGTCGCCAACAGGATCGCCCGGCGGATGGTCGTGCCCCCGCACCGCGACGGCGGCCAGGCCCAGTACATCGAGCGCCCGCTGCCGCGGTCCGGGGGCGACACGGTCTCCGGGGTGCTGGTGTGGATGGAGCGGCACCTCGACGAGGAGGTCACCGTCGAGCAGCTGGCCGCCCGCGCCCACATGTCCCCGCGCACCTTCGCCCGCCGCTTCCGGCAGGAGACCGGCACCACGCCCTACCGCTGGATCCTGCGCCAGCGCGTCCTGCTGGCCCAGCGCCTGCTGGAGGCGACGGACGAGACGGTGGACGCGATCGCGGGCCGCACCGGTTTCGGCGACGCGGCCGCCCTGCGCCACCACTTCGTGCGCACCGTGGGGACCACGCCGAACGCCTACCGGCGGACGTTCCGCGGCCCCGAGGCCGCCTGA
- a CDS encoding HD domain-containing protein, which produces MRPGLHTLVHTCAAVLAAGSLGVTLHHGVEDRATALAFGVLVAVGELTRRNGTRIRQAAPLAAAGSLSYALLGEAGGRPTHHGAAQAVTVVLAASLLGSVPHVGRGHGPTLDPLARRVLTVGFVAVCFQPLYSQGAFDDWSGPAHALLLLALLSLTALCDAVLAAALAHSRTGWPFLPTLRDELRAVPGIGAAVVATSAVMALGAAVVGLWALPVFSVPLLLAQLSYRRYAAVRATYRQTIASLARATEIAGYTPAGHAHRVAALSQAVGRDLGLAEPELTVLEYAALMHDIGQLSLVDPVPAGATAGLPVTEQRRIALLGGAVVRQTGVDPQVARIVERQADPHREQPLAARIVRVVNAYEEKSREGGPGGPLTALEELRLATAGEYAPEVVEALARVLSRNTEVVRAYGS; this is translated from the coding sequence ATGAGGCCCGGGCTCCACACCCTCGTCCACACGTGCGCCGCGGTCCTCGCCGCCGGGTCCCTGGGCGTCACCCTCCACCACGGCGTCGAGGACCGCGCCACCGCCCTCGCCTTCGGCGTGCTCGTCGCGGTCGGCGAGCTCACCCGGCGCAACGGGACGCGGATCAGGCAGGCCGCGCCGCTCGCCGCCGCCGGGTCGCTGTCGTACGCGCTGCTCGGCGAGGCCGGCGGCCGGCCCACCCACCACGGCGCCGCCCAGGCCGTCACCGTGGTGCTCGCCGCCTCCCTGCTCGGCAGCGTGCCGCACGTCGGGCGCGGCCACGGCCCCACCCTCGACCCACTGGCCCGCCGGGTGCTCACCGTCGGCTTCGTCGCCGTGTGCTTCCAGCCCCTGTACAGCCAGGGCGCGTTCGACGACTGGAGCGGGCCGGCCCACGCGCTGCTGCTGCTCGCCCTGCTGTCCCTCACCGCGCTGTGCGACGCCGTGCTGGCCGCCGCGCTGGCCCACTCCCGCACCGGGTGGCCCTTCCTGCCGACGCTGCGCGACGAACTGCGGGCCGTGCCCGGCATCGGGGCCGCCGTCGTCGCCACGAGCGCGGTGATGGCGCTCGGGGCCGCGGTCGTGGGCCTGTGGGCGCTGCCCGTCTTCTCCGTGCCGCTGCTGCTCGCCCAGCTGTCCTACCGGCGGTACGCCGCCGTGCGCGCCACCTACCGGCAGACCATCGCCTCCCTCGCGCGGGCCACCGAGATCGCCGGGTACACCCCGGCCGGGCACGCCCACCGGGTCGCGGCGCTCAGCCAGGCGGTGGGCCGGGACCTCGGGCTGGCCGAGCCCGAGCTGACCGTGCTCGAGTACGCGGCCCTGATGCACGACATCGGCCAGCTCAGCCTCGTCGACCCGGTCCCCGCGGGCGCCACCGCCGGCCTGCCGGTCACCGAGCAGCGGCGGATCGCCCTGCTCGGCGGCGCGGTCGTACGCCAGACCGGGGTGGACCCCCAGGTGGCCCGGATCGTCGAACGGCAGGCCGACCCGCACCGGGAGCAGCCGCTCGCCGCGCGGATCGTCCGGGTGGTGAACGCGTACGAGGAGAAGTCCAGGGAAGGAGGGCCCGGCGGGCCGCTGACCGCGCTGGAGGAACTGCGGCTGGCGACCGCCGGGGAGTACGCCCCGGAGGTGGTCGAGGCACTGGCCCGGGTGCTGTCACGGAACACGGAGGTGGTGCGTGCGTACGGGAGCTGA
- the cyc1 gene encoding epi-isozizaene synthase — protein sequence MHALSHGTTSTPTTIAVPPALSLPVIEAAFPRQLHPYWPKLQGTTRAWLLEKRLMPADTVEEHADGLRYTDLMAGYYTGAPDEVLQAIADYSAWFFVWDDRHDRDIVHGRPAAWRRLKERLHSALDSPADHLDHGDPVVAGLADSVQRLYTFLSGTWNARFARHFHAVIEAYDREFHNRTEGIVPTVEEYLELRRLTFAHRIWTDLLEPSAGCELPDTVRKNPAYRKAALLSQEFAAWYNDLCSLPKEMAGSEVHNLGISLVTHEGLTLEEAIAEVRRRVEECISEFLDVERDALRFADGLDDGTVRGKETSAAVRACIGNMRNWFSSVYWFHHESGRYRVDSWDDRSTPPYVNNQAAGEK from the coding sequence GTGCATGCTTTGTCACACGGCACCACATCGACACCGACCACCATCGCAGTTCCACCCGCGCTGTCTCTCCCGGTGATCGAGGCGGCGTTTCCCCGGCAACTCCACCCGTATTGGCCGAAGCTCCAGGGAACAACACGTGCGTGGCTGCTCGAAAAGCGGCTCATGCCGGCCGACACGGTGGAGGAACACGCCGACGGGCTGCGCTACACCGACCTCATGGCGGGCTACTACACAGGAGCCCCCGACGAGGTTCTGCAGGCGATAGCGGACTACAGCGCGTGGTTCTTCGTCTGGGACGACCGGCACGACCGCGACATCGTGCACGGCCGCCCCGCCGCCTGGCGGCGGCTGAAGGAGCGGCTGCACTCGGCCCTCGACAGCCCCGCCGACCACCTGGACCACGGGGATCCGGTGGTGGCGGGGCTCGCGGACAGCGTGCAGCGGCTGTACACGTTCCTGTCCGGCACCTGGAACGCCCGGTTCGCGCGGCACTTCCACGCGGTGATCGAGGCGTACGACCGGGAGTTCCACAACCGCACGGAGGGAATCGTCCCCACCGTCGAGGAATACCTGGAACTCCGCCGGCTCACCTTCGCGCACCGGATCTGGACCGATCTCCTGGAACCCAGTGCCGGCTGTGAACTCCCGGACACGGTGCGGAAGAACCCGGCCTACCGGAAGGCGGCGCTGCTCAGCCAGGAATTCGCCGCCTGGTACAACGACCTGTGCTCGCTGCCGAAGGAAATGGCGGGCAGTGAGGTGCACAATCTGGGAATCAGTCTCGTCACTCACGAGGGGCTGACCCTCGAAGAGGCGATCGCCGAAGTGAGGCGTCGCGTCGAGGAATGCATCAGCGAATTCCTGGACGTCGAGCGGGACGCCTTGCGGTTCGCCGACGGCCTCGACGACGGCACGGTGCGGGGAAAGGAAACGAGCGCCGCCGTGCGCGCCTGCATCGGCAACATGCGGAACTGGTTCAGCTCCGTCTACTGGTTCCACCACGAGTCCGGCCGGTACAGGGTCGACAGCTGGGACGACCGGTCCACGCCCCCGTACGTCAACAACCAAGCGGCAGGTGAGAAATGA
- a CDS encoding ribonucleoside-diphosphate reductase subunit alpha, with the protein MTIAPADPASAVDVTEQSDGPGAALLRTLTELTADLPDADPGRVAAAALRGRSARADETELRELATEAAAGLISEDPAYSRLAARLLTVGIRAEAASQGVTSFTGSVATGHREGLIADRTAAFVRLHADRLDALIDTRADDRFGYFGLRTLHSRYLLRHPITRKVVETPQHFLLRVAAGLAEDDSVRSVDEVAALYGLMSRLDYLPSSPTLFNSGTRHPQMSSCYLLDSPKDELDSIYDRYHQVARLSKHAGGIGLSYSRVRARGSLIRGTNGHSNGIVPFLKTLDASVAAVNQGGRRKGAAAVYLETWHSDIEEFLELRDNTGEDARRTHNLNLAHWVPDEFMRRVDADGRWSLFSPVDVPELVDLWGEEFDAAYRAAEEKGLARKTLPARELYGRMMRTLAQTGNGWMTFKDAANRTANQTAEPGHVVHSSNLCTEILEVTDDGETAVCNLGSVNLGAFVDTAAGDLDWARLDATVRTAVTFLDRVVDINFYPTEQAGRSNGRWRPVGLGVMGLQDVFFKLRLPFDSPEARRLSTRIAERIMLAAYETSADLAERNGPLPAWEKTRTARGVLHPDHYAADLTWPERWAALRERIAAVGMRNSLLLAIAPTATIASIAGVYECIEPQVSNLFKRETLSGEFLQVNSYLVDDLKRLGVWDARTREALREAGGSVQDFAWIPEEVRRLYRTAWEIPQRALIDMAAARTPFLDQAQSLNLFLETPTIGKLSSMYAYAWKQGLKTTYYLRSRPATRIARAARAQTAVPVPQPAPEEAVACSLENPESCEACQ; encoded by the coding sequence GTGACCATCGCGCCAGCCGATCCGGCTTCAGCGGTCGACGTGACAGAGCAGAGCGACGGCCCCGGTGCCGCGCTGCTGCGGACCCTGACCGAGCTGACCGCCGACCTGCCCGACGCGGACCCCGGCCGGGTCGCCGCCGCCGCGCTGCGCGGCCGGTCCGCCCGCGCCGACGAGACGGAGCTGCGGGAACTGGCCACCGAGGCCGCGGCCGGGCTCATCTCCGAGGACCCCGCCTACTCCCGGCTGGCCGCCCGGCTGCTGACCGTCGGCATCCGCGCCGAGGCCGCCTCGCAGGGCGTCACGTCGTTCACCGGGTCCGTCGCGACCGGGCACCGCGAGGGCCTGATCGCCGACCGCACCGCCGCGTTCGTCCGGCTGCACGCGGACCGGCTCGACGCGCTGATCGACACCCGGGCCGACGACCGCTTCGGCTACTTCGGCCTGCGCACCCTCCACAGCCGCTACCTGCTGCGGCACCCGATCACCCGCAAGGTCGTCGAGACGCCCCAGCACTTCCTGCTGCGGGTCGCCGCCGGTCTCGCCGAGGACGACAGCGTGCGGTCGGTGGACGAGGTCGCCGCGCTCTACGGGCTGATGAGCCGCCTGGACTACCTGCCCTCCTCCCCCACGCTGTTCAACTCCGGCACGCGGCACCCGCAGATGTCGTCCTGCTACCTGCTGGACTCCCCCAAGGACGAGCTGGACTCGATCTACGACCGCTACCACCAGGTGGCCCGCCTCTCGAAGCACGCCGGCGGCATCGGCCTGTCCTACTCCCGCGTCCGGGCCCGCGGTTCGCTGATCCGCGGCACCAACGGGCACTCCAACGGCATCGTCCCGTTCCTGAAGACGCTGGACGCCTCGGTCGCCGCCGTGAACCAGGGCGGACGGCGCAAGGGCGCGGCGGCGGTCTACCTGGAGACCTGGCACTCCGACATCGAGGAGTTCCTGGAGCTGCGCGACAACACCGGTGAGGACGCCCGCCGCACGCACAACCTGAACCTCGCGCACTGGGTGCCGGACGAGTTCATGCGCCGGGTGGACGCCGACGGCCGGTGGTCGCTGTTCTCCCCGGTGGACGTGCCGGAGCTGGTCGACCTGTGGGGCGAGGAGTTCGACGCCGCCTACCGGGCCGCCGAGGAGAAGGGGCTGGCCAGGAAGACCCTCCCCGCGCGCGAGCTGTACGGCCGGATGATGCGCACCCTCGCGCAGACCGGCAACGGCTGGATGACCTTCAAGGACGCCGCCAACCGCACCGCCAACCAGACCGCCGAGCCGGGCCACGTCGTCCACTCCTCCAACCTCTGCACGGAGATCCTGGAGGTCACCGACGACGGGGAGACGGCGGTCTGCAACCTGGGGTCGGTCAACCTCGGCGCGTTCGTCGACACGGCCGCCGGCGACCTCGACTGGGCGCGGCTGGACGCGACCGTGCGCACGGCCGTCACGTTCCTCGACCGGGTCGTGGACATCAACTTCTACCCGACCGAGCAGGCGGGCCGCTCCAACGGCCGCTGGCGCCCCGTGGGTCTGGGCGTCATGGGGCTGCAGGACGTCTTCTTCAAGCTGCGCCTGCCCTTCGACTCGCCCGAGGCCCGGCGGCTGTCCACCCGGATCGCCGAGCGGATCATGCTGGCCGCGTACGAGACCTCCGCGGACCTCGCCGAGCGCAACGGTCCCCTGCCCGCCTGGGAGAAGACCCGCACCGCCCGGGGCGTTCTGCACCCGGACCACTACGCCGCGGACCTGACCTGGCCGGAGCGCTGGGCGGCGCTGCGCGAGCGGATCGCGGCCGTCGGGATGCGCAACTCGCTGCTCCTCGCCATCGCGCCCACCGCCACCATCGCCTCGATCGCGGGCGTGTACGAGTGCATCGAGCCGCAGGTGTCCAACCTGTTCAAGCGCGAGACGCTGTCCGGGGAGTTCCTCCAGGTCAACTCCTACCTCGTCGACGACCTCAAGCGCCTCGGCGTGTGGGACGCGCGCACCCGCGAGGCGCTGCGTGAGGCGGGCGGCTCGGTGCAGGACTTCGCGTGGATCCCCGAGGAGGTGCGCCGGCTGTACCGCACGGCGTGGGAGATCCCGCAGCGCGCGCTGATCGACATGGCCGCCGCCCGCACCCCGTTCCTCGACCAGGCGCAGTCGCTCAACCTGTTCCTGGAGACGCCGACCATCGGCAAGCTCTCCTCGATGTACGCGTACGCCTGGAAGCAGGGCCTGAAGACGACGTACTACCTGCGTTCGCGTCCGGCGACCCGGATCGCGCGCGCCGCACGGGCGCAGACCGCCGTCCCCGTCCCGCAGCCGGCCCCCGAAGAGGCCGTCGCCTGCTCCCTCGAGAACCCCGAGTCCTGTGAGGCCTGTCAGTGA